The proteins below are encoded in one region of Planctopirus limnophila DSM 3776:
- a CDS encoding phosphatidate cytidylyltransferase, protein MSAVLIPLLAGIFALDHSFGSSAPILLVFGCVLAYRGADELCDLLHTRNFTPHRFTVCALSMLVTSAAWFGRSRIFPIDVPDDGNTLAQVMLAYSLSILIMFFVSAYRYREPGKSMETLGAELMIVSYVGVLLGVCAQLRWVAGAEAGYLVMASLVIVTKAGDAGAYTLGRLFGRRKLVPLLSPGKTYAGAGGALLGSALGAYLWLTFATPFFNATWQPPEWYWTVLYGVIIGIVGLIGDLCESLIKRDVGKKDSAGLLPGFGGLLDLLDSIIYSAPVAYILWKAIPLATWKIPGA, encoded by the coding sequence ATGTCTGCCGTGCTGATTCCACTTCTGGCGGGGATCTTCGCACTCGATCATTCATTCGGGAGCTCAGCACCTATTCTGCTGGTCTTTGGCTGCGTGCTGGCTTATCGCGGGGCCGATGAACTGTGCGATCTTCTGCATACCCGAAACTTCACACCCCATCGATTCACGGTGTGTGCACTGAGCATGCTGGTGACATCGGCTGCCTGGTTTGGTCGATCGAGGATCTTTCCCATCGATGTGCCTGATGATGGCAACACGCTGGCGCAAGTCATGCTGGCCTATTCGCTGTCGATTCTGATCATGTTCTTTGTCTCGGCATATCGGTATCGCGAGCCCGGCAAGAGTATGGAAACGCTTGGTGCCGAACTGATGATTGTCAGCTATGTGGGCGTGCTCTTGGGGGTCTGTGCCCAGTTACGATGGGTGGCAGGTGCTGAAGCCGGTTATCTCGTTATGGCCTCGCTGGTCATTGTGACGAAAGCCGGCGATGCAGGTGCGTATACTCTGGGCCGGTTGTTTGGACGTAGAAAGCTGGTGCCCTTGCTTTCTCCGGGCAAGACGTATGCCGGCGCTGGTGGTGCACTCCTGGGCTCAGCACTGGGGGCTTACTTATGGCTCACCTTTGCGACACCATTTTTTAATGCGACATGGCAGCCGCCAGAGTGGTACTGGACAGTCCTCTATGGTGTGATTATCGGGATTGTCGGCCTGATTGGAGATCTCTGCGAATCACTGATCAAACGGGATGTCGGCAAGAAAGATTCCGCAGGACTGCTCCCCGGATTTGGCGGCTTACTCGACTTGCTGGACAGCATTATTTACTCCGCACCAGTGGCCTACATTCTGTGGAAGGCCATCCCACTGGCGACCTGGAAAATCCCCGGAGCCTGA
- a CDS encoding sugar phosphate isomerase/epimerase family protein, whose amino-acid sequence MKLGYNTNGLSDHRWEDALELIAKAGYRSVAITVDHHCLDPFAVDFPRQLERYQRALKKLGLSCVIETGARFLLDPLKKHEPTLISGDARARQRRIDFLKRAIHLADDLEADCVSFWSGILREPWPREKTMEILAEGIREVCQHAAHYGIKLGFEPEPGMFIETMADFRELDERVGQPNLDLTIDVGHLYCVEKPVMNAKSVLSESTSRSEAGQKQERITTAETCSLRRRQTELLVIPHLLEWGPRIVNVHLEDMRRGVHEHLRFGEGEIDFAAVMQAVRDISYQGGLHVELSRHSYMAPQVLQESFEFLSQL is encoded by the coding sequence ATGAAGCTGGGTTATAACACGAACGGGCTGAGTGATCACCGCTGGGAAGACGCATTGGAACTCATTGCCAAAGCGGGTTATCGCTCCGTGGCGATTACGGTCGATCATCACTGTCTGGATCCTTTTGCTGTCGATTTTCCCCGGCAGCTCGAGCGATATCAGCGGGCACTCAAGAAGCTCGGCCTTTCATGTGTGATTGAAACCGGTGCGCGGTTCCTTCTGGATCCTCTCAAAAAGCATGAGCCGACACTCATCAGCGGTGATGCCAGAGCCCGCCAGCGACGCATTGATTTTTTGAAGCGGGCGATTCACCTCGCCGATGACCTTGAAGCGGATTGCGTCTCGTTCTGGTCGGGAATTCTTCGAGAGCCCTGGCCACGCGAAAAGACGATGGAGATTCTCGCGGAAGGGATTCGCGAAGTCTGCCAGCATGCTGCCCATTACGGGATCAAGCTCGGATTTGAACCTGAACCCGGCATGTTTATCGAAACGATGGCCGACTTTCGCGAACTGGATGAGCGGGTCGGGCAGCCAAATCTCGATTTAACAATCGATGTCGGGCATCTGTACTGCGTGGAGAAGCCTGTGATGAATGCTAAATCCGTGCTTTCAGAATCAACATCGCGATCAGAAGCTGGACAGAAACAGGAGCGTATTACAACTGCCGAGACCTGCTCACTCCGTCGGCGGCAGACCGAACTGCTGGTCATCCCGCATCTATTGGAATGGGGCCCGCGGATCGTGAATGTCCACCTTGAAGACATGCGGCGTGGTGTGCATGAGCACTTGCGTTTTGGAGAAGGTGAAATCGATTTCGCCGCCGTCATGCAGGCCGTTCGCGATATCTCGTATCAGGGCGGCCTGCATGTGGAACTGAGCAGGCACTCTTACATGGCCCCACAGGTGCTGCAGGAATCGTTTGAGTTCCTGAGCCAGTTGTAA
- a CDS encoding DUF3592 domain-containing protein: MPFLGLNWDWILAFKLGIPALMACVGVISLIHQLLKRMSQVSVNATVVRQLTHRDNEGDLMTKSVFQFETEDGVHEIEDVMAFRPPAHKIGQSITVLYPIGHPEQATVRRDWVLVVLVGMIVIGTVIVVFVVQQEWKIMRAADPLLGLAASGTFLREDAFDPGGSDRESDGLMAAVLSASRSNPLADLAEVRHNC; the protein is encoded by the coding sequence ATGCCGTTTCTGGGCCTGAACTGGGATTGGATACTGGCGTTCAAGTTGGGCATACCCGCTTTGATGGCCTGCGTGGGAGTCATCTCGCTGATTCATCAGTTGTTGAAGCGGATGTCGCAAGTCTCAGTCAATGCGACCGTCGTGCGGCAATTGACTCATCGGGACAACGAAGGCGATCTCATGACGAAAAGTGTCTTCCAGTTCGAGACGGAAGACGGTGTGCATGAAATTGAAGACGTGATGGCTTTCCGGCCACCGGCTCACAAAATCGGGCAATCGATTACAGTACTGTACCCGATTGGCCATCCCGAGCAGGCGACTGTCCGCAGGGATTGGGTGCTGGTCGTTCTGGTGGGGATGATTGTGATCGGTACGGTGATCGTCGTGTTTGTCGTCCAGCAGGAATGGAAGATCATGCGGGCTGCCGATCCACTGCTGGGTCTCGCAGCAAGTGGAACATTCTTACGGGAGGATGCTTTTGATCCGGGTGGTTCAGATCGAGAAAGTGACGGGCTGATGGCAGCAGTCCTCTCAGCATCCAGATCGAATCCTCTTGCCGATCTGGCTGAGGTGCGTCACAACTGCTGA
- the moaA gene encoding GTP 3',8-cyclase MoaA — translation MTLVDSFGRTHNNLRISVTDRCNIRCFYCMPEGPVQYLPRQHLLTYEEITELVKIFVSLGIDRVRLTGGEPLVRQDLPVLIKSLKAIDGLVDIGLTTNGILLADQAQALKEAGLSRINISLDALDEASFREFARRDGLEAVLRGIEAAQRVGLDPIKINAVAVRGLTEKQIIPFGEFALKTGIDVRFIEYMPLDAENQWEREKVLFASEIRQALIEHFGPLTAESTGSREAPATDYTFASGKGQIGFIASVSEPFCNRCNRLRLTADGKLRNCLFSLEETDLKSLLRLEESVDHRQRLIVEAIRESVAHKKEGHEINTARFIQPARPMHSIGG, via the coding sequence ATGACACTCGTCGATTCTTTTGGACGCACGCACAATAACCTGCGCATCAGTGTAACGGATCGTTGCAATATCCGTTGCTTTTACTGCATGCCCGAAGGGCCAGTGCAGTATCTGCCGCGGCAGCATCTGCTGACTTACGAAGAAATCACTGAACTGGTGAAAATCTTCGTTTCCCTCGGGATTGATCGAGTCCGTCTGACAGGTGGCGAGCCACTTGTCAGACAGGATCTTCCTGTATTGATCAAGTCGCTGAAAGCGATTGATGGACTGGTCGATATCGGTCTGACGACGAATGGCATTCTGCTGGCCGATCAGGCTCAGGCCCTCAAAGAAGCTGGGCTTTCACGGATCAATATCAGCCTGGATGCTCTGGATGAAGCCTCTTTTCGCGAGTTTGCCCGCAGGGATGGTTTAGAGGCTGTTTTGCGCGGGATTGAAGCGGCTCAGCGCGTGGGGCTGGATCCCATCAAGATCAATGCGGTCGCTGTTCGCGGACTGACGGAAAAGCAGATCATTCCTTTTGGTGAATTTGCACTGAAGACCGGGATCGATGTCCGTTTTATTGAGTACATGCCACTGGATGCTGAGAATCAGTGGGAGCGGGAGAAGGTACTGTTCGCGAGTGAGATCCGGCAGGCACTGATCGAGCATTTCGGGCCGCTTACCGCAGAATCAACAGGTTCTCGCGAAGCACCAGCCACCGACTACACGTTTGCCAGCGGAAAAGGCCAGATCGGGTTTATTGCCTCAGTCAGTGAGCCTTTCTGCAATCGCTGCAACAGACTCCGGCTGACAGCCGATGGCAAACTGCGCAATTGTCTGTTCAGCCTGGAAGAAACCGATTTGAAATCGCTTCTGCGTTTAGAAGAATCCGTCGATCATCGACAAAGATTGATTGTTGAAGCTATTCGAGAGTCTGTGGCTCACAAGAAGGAAGGCCACGAGATCAATACCGCGCGGTTCATTCAGCCAGCCAGACCCATGCATTCGATTGGTGGCTGA
- a CDS encoding YCF48-related protein: MKSVRLPAFHDQPSIFRWPLTRIVMGYCVAMVGMSLCPAVLLKSLVASEPVLSAVTPLQDDATLRAVCTVGKKHIFAVGDRGVVWISNDAGATWRFSLAQSSLAQSSHAQGTGSPRLIHLKCAQFVTDQIGWVGGYVGEPSDHHLQGVLLSTTDGGMTWQELGAGQLPPVQHVQFFDMDQAAVVVAADDDVPTGVMRTVDGGTTWHRLAGQRQGHWKTAAWFSPEMGLVAGSDLKISLVGDEQLLPSKMPGGSLRTLRGAFVTKDERGWLVGDGATVLTTTNGGIVWDLPQGEFPPAARRLMDFRGVHGLGEHVWIVGSPGSVIWHSSNAGQAWENISTGETAPLEAVRFVPTTADQLEHAATGYAVGHLGLILKTTDSGKTWKALRGGGRRAALTIMPARTERISSWALAKASGEQGYRSSVILLSAGLDAKLEHEEGLIHSASNEELRRAGVLLAGGNALEEGWAFPLSTPGMQHNRDALFRDWMLKTENKLPEMLLGQIVRHLRTWRPDVVMLDQPAADDAVAQLLFAAMCRAIPLAADATRLFEQQEVVGLAPWSVSRVLLRLPDGSVGDAQLEAFEFLPRTGVSVKTAAARADGLLEIQRQGLLQREAYRRLDPAQLVGGIGSLPAVSAQASQDLFAGLSISPGTAARRGLLPVDDQILAERMKAAAKLRNVESFTGQQLGDPRVAGQMLAQVGPILAGLDQAQGAAFLAQLARDYRQHDQYDLLEQTQLELIRRYPTSPERTSALRWLVAYWTSGEMMYQLSRKEGSLTSVVTADTRPTIRRVGANGEELANDDGSYSSRDRSPIVQARAEGRIQSGRGDYQNDQLKGRQKRAAELLAMLELQERRVFQSSEVQFPLAALKRHRGSFGEADSIYRSLLIRQQAQSAEASATISTDPIHQIAAMEMWITAATGASPGTIATSQYVSHKPVLDGLLSDDCWQVAKDLSLQKPGLSNLELADQPRDFVMIAHDREFLYLAGKCHRHPGHRANPVETSGRTYDAPLEELDRVRISLDIDRDYVSAYHFEISETGAVSESCWERVRWNPAWFVAVDGDAEGWRFEAAIAWSELAAQAPATNHVYAAKAMRILPAIETRHWPPATTDSSANVPIGLIRFE, from the coding sequence ATGAAGTCTGTTCGTTTGCCTGCATTCCATGATCAACCTTCGATTTTCCGCTGGCCATTGACCCGCATTGTCATGGGCTATTGCGTGGCGATGGTCGGGATGAGCCTCTGCCCGGCAGTACTGTTAAAATCTCTCGTAGCGAGTGAGCCTGTACTTTCAGCAGTCACTCCCCTGCAGGATGATGCGACGTTAAGGGCGGTCTGCACTGTAGGCAAAAAACATATTTTCGCGGTGGGTGATCGTGGCGTGGTCTGGATCTCGAATGATGCCGGAGCCACGTGGCGGTTCTCACTGGCTCAGAGTTCATTGGCTCAGAGTTCGCATGCCCAGGGAACGGGTTCACCCAGGCTGATTCATTTGAAGTGTGCCCAATTCGTGACAGACCAGATCGGCTGGGTGGGCGGATATGTGGGTGAACCTTCCGATCATCATCTGCAAGGTGTTCTGCTCTCGACCACAGATGGCGGCATGACCTGGCAGGAACTGGGGGCTGGTCAGCTTCCGCCTGTGCAGCATGTGCAATTTTTTGATATGGATCAGGCCGCAGTGGTCGTCGCTGCCGACGATGATGTCCCCACGGGTGTGATGCGGACTGTCGATGGTGGCACCACCTGGCACCGGTTAGCTGGTCAACGGCAGGGCCACTGGAAAACAGCCGCCTGGTTCAGCCCGGAAATGGGGCTGGTTGCGGGGAGTGACCTGAAGATTTCACTGGTGGGTGATGAGCAGCTGTTGCCTTCCAAGATGCCGGGTGGCAGCTTGCGAACACTCCGCGGAGCTTTCGTAACGAAAGATGAACGCGGCTGGCTGGTGGGTGATGGTGCCACCGTGTTGACAACCACGAATGGTGGGATTGTCTGGGATCTTCCTCAGGGTGAGTTTCCGCCAGCAGCACGCAGGTTAATGGATTTTCGAGGCGTACATGGTCTGGGTGAGCATGTCTGGATTGTGGGTTCTCCCGGCTCTGTGATCTGGCATTCCTCCAATGCAGGTCAAGCTTGGGAGAACATCAGCACGGGCGAGACGGCTCCTTTAGAAGCCGTCCGTTTTGTGCCGACGACGGCCGATCAGTTGGAACATGCCGCCACGGGCTATGCCGTCGGACATCTCGGGTTGATTCTCAAGACGACCGATTCGGGCAAAACCTGGAAGGCCTTGCGGGGCGGTGGTCGCCGAGCCGCACTGACGATCATGCCCGCTCGCACAGAACGCATCTCTTCGTGGGCATTGGCGAAAGCCAGTGGTGAGCAAGGGTATCGATCGAGTGTGATTCTGCTTTCGGCAGGACTTGATGCAAAACTGGAGCATGAAGAGGGGCTGATTCACAGTGCCAGCAATGAAGAACTCCGGCGGGCAGGCGTGCTGCTGGCCGGTGGTAACGCACTGGAAGAAGGCTGGGCCTTCCCACTTTCGACACCAGGCATGCAGCACAATCGCGACGCTCTCTTTCGTGACTGGATGCTCAAGACAGAAAACAAACTGCCCGAGATGTTGCTGGGACAGATTGTGCGTCATCTGCGAACCTGGCGGCCCGACGTGGTGATGCTGGATCAACCGGCGGCTGATGATGCGGTCGCTCAGTTGCTGTTTGCAGCGATGTGCCGGGCCATTCCTTTGGCGGCTGACGCCACGCGATTGTTCGAGCAACAGGAAGTTGTCGGGCTCGCACCGTGGTCTGTCTCGCGGGTTCTTCTGCGATTGCCGGATGGCAGTGTGGGTGATGCTCAACTGGAAGCGTTTGAGTTTTTGCCGCGAACGGGTGTCTCAGTCAAAACAGCAGCGGCGAGAGCCGATGGGCTGTTAGAGATTCAAAGGCAAGGTCTCCTGCAGCGCGAGGCTTATCGGCGACTTGACCCGGCTCAGCTTGTGGGTGGCATTGGTTCGTTGCCAGCCGTCAGTGCACAGGCTTCGCAGGATCTGTTCGCGGGGCTGTCGATATCCCCTGGGACGGCGGCTCGTCGAGGCTTACTCCCTGTCGATGATCAGATTCTGGCTGAGCGCATGAAGGCAGCCGCCAAGCTGCGGAATGTCGAGTCGTTCACTGGCCAGCAACTGGGTGATCCCCGTGTGGCGGGCCAGATGCTGGCACAGGTGGGGCCCATCCTCGCTGGTCTTGATCAGGCTCAGGGAGCCGCATTTCTGGCACAACTGGCCCGCGATTATCGACAGCATGATCAGTACGACCTGCTCGAGCAGACTCAACTCGAATTGATTCGCAGATACCCCACTTCGCCAGAACGGACTTCAGCATTGCGATGGCTGGTCGCTTACTGGACGAGTGGAGAAATGATGTACCAGCTCTCACGAAAAGAAGGTTCTCTGACCAGTGTGGTGACAGCCGATACAAGGCCCACGATTCGCCGGGTGGGTGCCAATGGTGAAGAACTCGCGAATGACGATGGTTCGTATAGTTCGCGGGATCGCTCGCCCATTGTGCAGGCTCGGGCAGAAGGTCGAATCCAGTCGGGTCGGGGAGATTATCAGAACGATCAGCTCAAAGGACGACAAAAGCGTGCTGCAGAACTTCTGGCAATGCTGGAGCTGCAGGAACGGAGGGTGTTTCAATCCAGTGAGGTTCAGTTTCCACTGGCGGCACTGAAAAGACATCGAGGATCCTTTGGAGAAGCCGATAGTATTTATCGCTCGCTGTTGATTCGCCAGCAGGCCCAGAGTGCAGAAGCGTCGGCCACAATCTCGACAGATCCGATTCATCAGATTGCTGCCATGGAGATGTGGATCACGGCGGCGACGGGAGCATCGCCGGGAACAATTGCGACCTCACAGTATGTTTCGCATAAGCCCGTGCTGGATGGACTCCTTTCCGATGATTGCTGGCAAGTGGCCAAGGATCTGTCATTACAGAAGCCCGGGTTATCGAACCTGGAACTGGCGGATCAGCCTCGCGATTTTGTGATGATCGCTCACGATCGGGAATTTCTTTATCTGGCGGGGAAATGTCATCGACATCCCGGGCATCGAGCGAACCCGGTCGAGACGAGTGGCCGGACGTATGATGCTCCTTTAGAAGAACTCGACCGGGTGAGGATTTCGCTCGATATCGACCGCGATTATGTCTCGGCTTATCACTTTGAGATTTCGGAAACAGGTGCGGTGAGTGAGAGTTGCTGGGAGCGGGTGCGCTGGAATCCGGCCTGGTTTGTGGCCGTCGATGGCGATGCTGAAGGCTGGAGATTTGAAGCCGCCATTGCGTGGAGCGAACTGGCTGCGCAGGCTCCGGCGACCAATCATGTCTATGCCGCCAAAGCGATGCGTATTCTCCCAGCCATTGAAACCCGCCACTGGCCCCCCGCGACGACCGATTCCTCGGCCAATGTGCCGATTGGCCTCATTCGATTTGAGTAA
- a CDS encoding HD domain-containing protein, which produces MSRNFISESLSHDPIHGYIPFISRGGLPAGETAEQDIIDHPWVQRLRHIHQLQTAWWVFPAAEHMRFQHVMGAMHLASVAIDYWYDSLCDACRNVPSRPYVESLLRMAALLHDVGHGPFGHFFDDHYLAQFGVTHEDVGGVIIEQELGELLRGIRRNPKGELKPLEELDPRQISWLIRRPRPGSPDDEGHPDWLKKLRAMFSGIYTVDNMDFVLRDAYMTGYNVRAFDISRLLHYSFFTPQGLTIHIRGLPTLINFIETRANLFRTVYFHRTVRAIDLALEDLFPETMPHLFQGSPIGQLENYRRLTESSFLVDVDRFSQSTDPATRQLGERWQKILSREVHWKMATERTMGYYTSSAERMSIFSEPDLIEQRLRGRLPEDKKSIEMRIDVARHYHRPSGRLPVGGQNHLFDPAANGITELSDDELFRQLPLSLSVFRVYSRDHANDKAITMALQSLLGDAGDAKTNM; this is translated from the coding sequence ATGTCGCGAAACTTCATCAGCGAAAGCCTCTCCCACGATCCGATTCACGGTTATATTCCGTTCATTTCGCGTGGGGGTCTGCCAGCGGGAGAGACAGCTGAGCAGGATATCATTGATCATCCGTGGGTGCAGAGGCTCCGGCATATTCATCAGTTACAGACGGCCTGGTGGGTTTTTCCGGCGGCTGAGCACATGCGGTTTCAGCATGTGATGGGGGCCATGCATCTGGCCTCTGTGGCCATTGACTACTGGTACGATTCACTGTGCGATGCGTGCCGCAATGTCCCTTCGCGGCCTTATGTCGAATCGCTATTGCGCATGGCGGCTCTGCTCCACGACGTAGGGCATGGGCCGTTCGGCCATTTCTTTGATGATCATTACCTGGCACAGTTCGGTGTCACTCACGAAGATGTGGGAGGCGTGATTATCGAGCAGGAACTGGGAGAACTGCTGCGGGGGATCCGGCGGAATCCCAAAGGAGAACTCAAGCCCCTGGAAGAACTCGATCCCCGGCAGATTTCGTGGCTGATCCGCCGGCCCAGGCCAGGTTCCCCCGATGACGAAGGCCATCCCGACTGGCTCAAAAAACTGCGGGCCATGTTCAGCGGTATTTATACTGTAGACAACATGGATTTCGTCTTGCGCGATGCCTACATGACGGGCTATAACGTGCGGGCGTTTGATATCTCCCGGTTGCTCCACTATTCGTTCTTTACTCCTCAGGGCTTAACGATTCATATTCGTGGCTTGCCCACATTGATCAATTTCATCGAAACCCGTGCCAACCTCTTTCGCACCGTCTACTTTCATCGCACTGTGCGGGCCATCGATCTGGCACTGGAAGATCTGTTTCCCGAAACGATGCCTCACCTGTTCCAGGGGAGCCCGATTGGTCAGTTGGAAAACTACCGCCGGTTGACGGAATCGTCATTTCTGGTCGATGTGGATCGCTTCTCGCAATCAACCGATCCTGCGACACGCCAGTTGGGCGAGCGCTGGCAGAAGATTCTTTCGCGCGAAGTCCATTGGAAGATGGCGACAGAGCGCACCATGGGGTACTACACCAGCAGTGCCGAGCGGATGTCGATCTTCTCGGAACCTGACCTCATCGAGCAGCGCTTGCGCGGCCGGTTGCCAGAGGATAAGAAGTCGATTGAAATGCGAATCGATGTGGCCCGGCATTATCATCGGCCCAGTGGCAGGCTCCCAGTGGGTGGTCAAAATCATCTGTTTGATCCAGCGGCGAATGGGATCACAGAACTGTCGGATGATGAACTTTTCCGGCAGTTGCCACTGAGTCTGTCGGTATTCCGCGTGTACAGTCGGGATCACGCGAACGATAAGGCCATTACGATGGCTTTGCAGAGCCTGCTGGGCGATGCCGGCGACGCCAAGACAAATATGTAA
- a CDS encoding 3-oxoacyl-ACP synthase III, whose protein sequence is MRYSKVFIETIGYELAPEVVSSVELEERLAPVYEKLKVSPGQLEAWTGISERRWWPEGYKLTSGATAAARRALEQSNVSTRDLGVLIYAGVCREQFEPATACGVAANLRLTDDVAVYDLSNACLGVLNGIIDIANRIELGQIRAGMVVSCESAREIIEFTIQRLLEDPTMENLTHSLATLTGGSGAVAVILTDGSFSRARGHKLLGGSLLAAPEHHELCRWGFESLLPAAVNKVEQVLPSAVTQTRLGSLMPQLVQQKVSGILPAKLSHAFHQFMQTDSISVMKYGVELGVKTWASMLARFGLKPQEIDKVICHQVGKGHREQVLKSLGIPLEKDFPTFPFLGNMGTVSLPMTASLAEERGFLKKGDRVAFLGIGSGLNCLMLAVDW, encoded by the coding sequence ATGCGTTATTCCAAAGTCTTTATTGAAACCATTGGTTACGAACTGGCGCCCGAAGTTGTTTCTTCGGTTGAGCTGGAAGAACGCCTGGCACCGGTTTACGAGAAGCTCAAAGTGAGCCCCGGGCAGTTGGAAGCCTGGACAGGGATTAGCGAACGCCGCTGGTGGCCGGAAGGCTATAAACTCACCAGTGGAGCGACAGCAGCGGCCCGCAGGGCACTCGAACAATCGAACGTTTCGACGCGCGATCTTGGTGTGCTGATTTATGCGGGTGTCTGCCGGGAACAGTTTGAGCCGGCAACCGCCTGTGGCGTGGCAGCGAACCTTCGTCTGACCGATGACGTGGCGGTCTATGATCTCAGCAATGCCTGTCTGGGTGTGCTCAATGGAATCATCGATATTGCCAACCGGATTGAACTGGGGCAGATTCGTGCAGGGATGGTTGTTTCCTGCGAATCGGCTCGCGAGATCATCGAGTTCACGATCCAGCGGTTGCTCGAAGACCCGACGATGGAGAATCTGACACACTCTCTGGCCACGTTAACGGGTGGGAGTGGTGCCGTCGCTGTGATCCTCACCGACGGATCCTTCTCGCGAGCGCGTGGGCACAAACTGCTGGGTGGCAGCTTGTTGGCTGCTCCCGAGCATCACGAACTCTGCCGCTGGGGTTTTGAATCTCTTTTACCTGCGGCTGTGAACAAGGTCGAGCAGGTGCTTCCCAGTGCTGTGACACAAACGAGGCTGGGGTCACTCATGCCGCAACTGGTGCAACAGAAAGTGAGCGGGATCTTGCCCGCCAAGCTTTCGCACGCCTTCCACCAGTTTATGCAGACCGATTCGATTTCCGTCATGAAGTATGGTGTCGAACTGGGAGTCAAAACGTGGGCTTCGATGCTGGCCCGATTTGGGCTGAAGCCACAGGAAATCGACAAAGTCATCTGTCATCAGGTGGGGAAGGGACATCGCGAACAGGTTCTGAAATCGCTGGGAATTCCGCTGGAAAAAGACTTCCCGACCTTTCCCTTTCTCGGGAACATGGGGACAGTCTCTTTGCCAATGACCGCTTCACTGGCGGAAGAGCGTGGTTTTCTGAAGAAGGGCGACCGCGTGGCATTTCTCGGGATTGGGAGCGGTCTCAACTGCCTCATGCTGGCGGTCGACTGGTAG